DNA sequence from the Sulfurimonas sp. HSL3-7 genome:
ACCGTCTGAAACTCGCTGACAAGATCAAAGCGTTTCAAAATGATACCGCGGTTGTGGAGCGGGTGAATTATTACAACAAACTTGAAGAGGAGTTCACCCTTGAAACTGCCACAACAACAATCAAAGGCTTTAAAAAAGAGAAAAAAAAGACCTACTTCTTCGATCTCCTGGAGTATCTAAGATACTTTGACCCCCGTTTCAAAGTCGCCTATCTTTTCGGTGATATTACAAAAATACCCGATCGTCCAAGTCTTGTCAAAAGCCGGCCGATAGCCGGGGCCAATGCAAATGCCGTCCTGATGAAGCTCAACAAGGTAAGACACTTCATCTTTGTCGACGACAAAGTGGCTTACCGCGACAAAAAAGATATACTGGTCTGGCGCGGCAAGGCTTACGGCCAACACCGTATTGACTTTCTACAACAGTTTCACGACAAACCCTATTGCAATGTCGGTCAGACAAACACAAAAGGAAATATGCGTGCTCCATGGCAGAAAGAGAAGATGAGCCTGGCCAGGCAGCTGCAGTACAAGTTCATCCTCTGCATCGAGGGTAACGATGTGGCGTCAAACCTCAAGTGGGTGATGTCGTCGAACTCGCTGGCCTTCATGGTCAAACCGACCTACGAGACCTGGTTTATGGAGGGACGGCTGATCCCGAACCATCACTACGTGCTTCTGAAAGATGATTATTCGGATCTGGAAGAGAAGATAAACTACTATGCTGAGCATATAGATGAAGCGCTGGCCATCATCAAAAACGCGAACAACCATGTCAGCCAGTTCAAAGACCAAAAGCGCGAAGACGCTATCTCTCTGCTGGTCCTGAAAAAGTACTTCGAAAAGTCGGGACAGCTGTAGAACAAATTGCTTTCACAATCGCAGGGAGTAGGAACTGTTTAGAAGGTGAATGTGTTAGAGCCGTTCCCTTCACTCATCAAAGGCGTTCTTACGCCCCGATCTGGAAATACTCGAAACCCGTTTCTTTCATGCGCTCTTTATCGAACTGGTTGCGGCCGTCAAAGAAGACAGGGTTTTTAAGCAGTTTTTTCATCTCATCAAAGTCAGGACTTCTGAACTCCTGCCACTCTGTCACAAGGATAAGAGCGTCAGCATTGGAAAGGGCTTCATATTTGGAGTCGACATAGGCAACGTTTTGATTCCCCTTAAGATAATAGCTCTCCGCCTCATGACGGGCTTTAGGATCATACGCAACGACTTTGGCACCGCGCGACGTCAGTTCGTTGATGATCGTGATCGACGAGGCCTCGCGCATATCGTCTGTCTCCGGCTTGAAAGCCAGTCCCCATACCGCGAAGGTCATCCCTTCAAGGTTCTCTCCGAAGCGTTTGATCACCTTGTTCGATATAACGCTCTTCTGGTCGTAGTTGACCGCTTCGACCGCATCGAGGATTCTTGGGGTATAACCGAAATCTTTGGCGGTCTTAGCCAGTGCCTGCACATCTTTGGGAAAACAGCTCCCGCCGTAGCCGCAGCCCGGATAGATGAAACTGTAGCCGATACGGGAATCCGAACCGATACCGTTGCGCACCTTGTTGACATCGGCCCCGACACGTTCGCAGATATTTGAGATCTCATTCATAAAGGAGATCTTGGTCGCCAGCATCGCGTTGGCGGCATATTTGGTCATCTCAGCCGATTTGATATCCATACCGATGAAGCGGTCCCGGGTCTTCATAAATGGGGCGTAGAGGTCGTGCATGATCTGCATCGCTTTGTCATTATCGGCACCGATGACGACACGGTCGGGATGCATAAAATCCTGAATCGCTGCCCCCTCTTTCAGAAACTCCGGGTTGGAGACAACGTCGAAGTCAATGTCGACACCGCGTCTGTCAAGCTCGGCCTGTATCGCCGCTTTGACCTTGTCCGCGGTCCCGACCGGTACTGTTGACTTATCAACAACGACGATGTACTCCTGCATGGATTCCCCGATACTTTTGGCAACGGCAAGGACATACTGCAGATCGGCAGAACCGTCTTCGCCCATCGGCGTACCCACGGCGATAAAGGTGATCAATGAGTTGGCAATCGCATTTTTGACATCGGTCGTAAAAGAGAGTGTCCCTTTTTTGTAGTTCTCAAGGACCATCTCCTCAAGACCGGGTTCATAGATAGGGATGACGCCTTGCTTCAGTTTCTCGATCTTACGCTCGTCGATATCGACACAAGTCACCTTGTTGCCCATTTGCGCGAAACAGGTGCCGCTTACCAATCCGACGTAGCCGGTACCGATTACTGATATCTTCATATATTATTCCCTTTTGATCCATTCTTTTAAGATCATGATTTTAGCAAAAATGAGGTTACAAACAGCCTATACCCCCCCCATGTAAGATGTGTATCACTTTCCACAATTATTGATATCGAACCGGTCTATACTTTTATCGCGTCCGGCAAGAATAACACGCACACTATTTTTACGCACAAGTTCATTGAGGAGGGAGTCATTTACCGGAACATGAAAAAGAAAGACCGGAATAGAACCGAAACGTTCTTCTGCACGCTTGCCGTACACAGGGTTGTCAACACTGCCGTAAGGCATTGCCAGCGCGGTGATACTATTGAAATAATAGGCAATTTTATACGCATTAATGACAAGGGAAGAGAATATATTCTTCTCAGAGAGAGGATGGATACCTAAGATCGTTTTAAATCCGGCATCTGTGTATCTGGAAAGGGCCAAAGGATTCGAAGCTTCGATGTAAAGACGGTCGCGGATAGCATCATCTTCTGTTATCGACTTGAGGCGATTAATGGCTTGCGCTGTCTCTGCTGCCGTCAGGTGTTCCAGGTTTTTATAGTCCAGCCAAAAGTAATGTCCCTCTCCCGCTGCGCTGAAAAGTGCTTCGAGTGTCAGGATCCTGCCCTCTTTTTTCGGATAGATATAGTCACCGTTGGCATCTTTTTTCGGGTGACCGTGGGAGATGATAAAACGGTTCATCTTCGCATCATAATGAAAATCAACCTCGGCACCGTTGGCACCCCGTCCGAATGCGCGCTTAAAAGCGGTGATCGAGTTGCGCTCGTCATGCGTGTTGTAGAGTCCGCGCGAGCTCCAGATCTTATGGCAGTTGTCGTAAACAGCAGAAAAATCACGTTTTTCAAACTGGGCATCAACATACACGACTGTTATGTTCCACAAGACGGCAAGCGCCGCAACCACACCAAACGCGATGACTTTTTTCATACCACTCCCCTCAATTGACTACTGTTTTTTTACAGCGAAGAGGCGTTTCTGATAGATATCGTTCAGGACATGCACAAATGCCGCAGCATCCTTCTCAAGGGTCTGATTATGTTCGGCAGGGAGCAGGTGCTCATCACTGTATGTAAATGTAAGGGCCTCTTTATTGGGACGGACGATCGCCACTTCGTTGCCGTTTCGCAGAGCATACATGTCAAAAAACTGCATAAGCACCATATCTTTATCGCTGTCTTCAAAGATGGACTTTCCCAGGATCGGATAGGTGAGATCAAGTCCGACCGCATCGAGTGCCGTGGCAAGAACATCGGGCTGTGTCGCAAGTGTCGTCACACGTTGCGGTTCAACACCGCCGCCGAGAATCATCCCCAGAATATGGTACATATTGACCGGCACAAGATCGTCACCGTAGGTACGGACGTTGTGATCGGAGATGATCATAAAGACAGTATCCTCATAATAGCCTTCTTTCTTGGCATCGCGGATCAGTTCGCCGATGGAATAATCGGCAAACTTGATCGCATTTTTGACACCGTTCGCCGGTTCGCCTTCGATCAGATCGATACGCCCATCCGGAAACTCGAAAGGGGTATGGTTGGTCGTACTGAAAAGCACCGAAACGAACGGTTCGTTGTTCGCATGGTGACGAACGAACTCTCTACTGGCCCGCTTGACAAGATCTTCATCACAGACACCCCAGACACCGAGAAAAGCAGGGTCTTTGAACTCTGGCTGATCGATGATCTCGTCGAACCCGTTACCGAGGAACCAGCTGCGCATGTTGTCAAAATTGCTCTCGCCGCCGTAGATAAAACTGCTGTGGTACCCGTACGGTTTCAGCAGTGAGGCGACGGTAAAGAAATCATTCTGTGATTTGTTACGTTTAAGCACTCCCTTGCCCGGCACGGCAAGAATACCGGCCGTACTGCCGGCGATCCCGCGGACACTGCGGGTTCCGTTGGAGTAGACCTCATCGAAAAAGATCGACTCCCTGCTCAGGCGGTCGATGTTCGGCGTGATGCCTTTCTCCTCACTCAATTCACCTACAAACTGTGCACCGAGACTCTCCTGGACAAAGATGACCAGGTTTTTCGGCTTACTGTTCTTGAAATGGCTGGGCTGTTCCCGGAAGAAAGGAAGTTTTCGGTCACCGACCGGGATGTGCAGCTGTTTTGAAACACGTGCATAGGCCTCATCCATATCCATTTTTCCGTAACCTGCCATCTTGCTTCCATGGCTTTTTTGGGAATAGTAGGCATAGCCGATTGCAAAAAGACTGTTTTTGGCGACCTCATTGACGAGGCGCGAACTTGTATAGGAGGCCAGGGAGATATTTGCTGCACGGTGGCCGAACGACGATCGAATACCGATAAACAGGACGGCAAGCAGCGGCACAAGAAACAAGATACGCACCCACCATGCCGCTTCAAAGGCCGCTTCGAAGCTGCTTCGTGTCCGTCGCCAGTAATAGACGCCGATTGCCGTCATCATGACAAAAGCGACAAACAGCTCCGGTTTGTAAGAGACCCAAATGTTGCCCAGGACCTCTTTCGGATAGGCCAGGTAGTTGAGAAATATGTCATTTGGACGGACATCAAACTCCGCAACAAAAGGGAAGGTCGCATTTTCAATATAGACCGCCAGTAACAGAAAAAAGAGAAGATAGAGACGTATAAATATCCGTACCGGTTTTTCAAAGACCTTGGGCATGGTGAAAAGAAGAAGTACAGGAATGACCAGAATGATGGAGACCACGATCGTGTCCATCTGCAATCCGAGAAGAAACCCGTACCAGTGGTTGACACCGGCATCAACGATACGGTCATAATATTGCATAAGAAGCAGGCTTCTGCCGATAAAGAAGATAGCGATAAAAAGGAAATAGAAAACGATAAGTTCTCGGATCGTTGCCATAACGGCTTGAAAATTGGTGCGTGATCTGTACATTAGTTGTCCGTAATTTTTTACTGAAATTATAGCTGAACTAGGTAAAGGGCATCAGCCGGGTGCCCTATGACTGCTCTGCAAGTTAAGTTTGACTATAATTTCAGGATGAAAGCGCCGTTTTTGTGGGATCCCTACTCCGATCAACCTTACCAGCTAAAAGACAGAGCCTTTAAAAAGGCAATGCGGAAAAAAGAGCTTTTTTCGCTTCTCTCGACTTTTTTAAGCGCCCTTCTTGTCTTGCCCGTCGCCCTGTTGGCACAGATTGTCATCCCCAAACGCAGGATCCTTTCGGACAGTTTTTTCGGGATGAGCGTCAACCTCGACAAAGAGCCGCAAGCCGTCAATACCCTGACCGACGAGCTGGAGCTGTCAACCCTTTTAATCCGTTTCCCGCTCTGGGAGATGGAACGCCTGGAAAGCTATGTCGATTTTGTCAAAGTCAATGAAGGCAGAAAGATCATTCTGAATGTGATGCAGGACCGCGAACATGTGGAAGACCTTGCGCTTTTAAAAAGCGATCTGGAAAGCGTTTTTCAGGCCTTCTCCCCCTATGTCGACTGTTTTCAGATCGGCTCGACCATCAACCGCGCCAAATGGGGCTTCTTCAGCGTGCGCGAATACCTCCGTTTCTACGAGGTGGCCTATGAACTCAAAAGAAGGAGATTTCCGGCACTGAGACTTCTCGGCCCTTCTGTCATCGACTTCGAATACCACTTCACTGCCCACGCCCTCTTCAACTTTTTCACAGTCCGATATGACGCCGTTACCGCCCTGCTCTATGTCGACCGCCGCGGTGCGCCCGAAAACACGCAGATGGGGTTCGACCTGATCAAAAAGATCGGTCTGCTCGACGCCCTTGCCCTGATGAGTCCAAAGGCCTCCCGGTCCCTCTACATCACAGAGACGAACTGGCCCATTTCCAACACCGCACCCTACGCCCCGACCAGCGAATACGAGTGTGTCGACGAAGAGAGCTACGCCGACTTTATGGTGCGCTACTATCTGCTCGCCTTTGCCTCGCAAAAGGTCGACGCCGTCTACTGGCACCAGCTGATCGCACCGGGCTATGGGCTGGTCGACAACAGAGAGGGTCTGCGCAAACGCACTGCGTTTAATGCTTTTAAGACCATGCAGAGATCTCTAAAAGAGATGGAGTTTGTATCGTTTGAGAAGAAGCATGGTATCTTTACCCTTGTTGCAAAGAACATAATTCAGACCACAACTGTGAAGTGGTCACTGGATTTTCAGACGCTTACCTATAATACACCGCAGCCTTATCTCGACCGCGATGGTAACACGCGGGAAAGCCAAATCCTCAAGATCGGCCCCTCGCCGATCTACCTCATTGAAAAAAGTGATTAAAGATGTCAACACCCCCTGTAAAATCGATTCTGATCATACTGCCTAACTGGCTTGGAGATGCCGTGATGGCGACCCCTGCTATCGAAGCGCTTTGCGAGTTCTACCCGCATGCCAAACTCACCCTTGTCGGCTCTTTTGTCTCGATAGAGGCGCTCAAATACCACCCTTTCTGCCACCGCCATTATGTCGATGAGACCAAAAAGGGCGGCAGCCGCCTGCTCAACACCTACACCTTCGCAAAGAGACTCGGCAGACACGATATCGCCATCTCTTTTCGCAACCAGATCCATGCATCGCTGCTTCTCAAGTTCACCGGGACGCCAATCACGATCGCCCGTGATTCATGGCACGCCCGACTGCTATTGACCCTCTCCCCGCAGGCAAAAGAAGGCCATCTCGTTGAGCAGTACGTCTCTCTGGTCGAAACCCTGACAACAAAAGAGATCGCAAAGATCTCCCCTCTGCGCCTTTTTATTGAACCGCACCGCTATGAAAGAGCGACCCTCGGAATCAATCCCGGCGCCACCTACGGTTCGGCCAAGCGGTGGTACCCCGAGAAGTTTGCCCGGGTAGCCGCCCACTATGCCGGGCAGTACAATATCGTCATCTTCGGCGGCCCAAGCGAGACGGAGATGGCCCAGGCGATAGAAGATGAACTTATCCGTCTCGGCATCACCAACTTCACCAACCTCGCCGGCAAGACCTCCATCAAAGAGCTCTGCGCACACATCGGCGGCCTTTCGCTCTTTGTCACTAACGACAGCGGACCGATGCATGTGGCCGCAGCCTACCAGGTCCCGACCGTCAGCATCTTCGGCCCGACACGCCACCTCGAGACCTCCCAATGGAAAAACCGCCAAAGTGCCATTGTCCGCCACGACCTCGAATGCGCCCCCTGCATGAAACGCGAATGCCCGCTGAAACATCACGACTGTATGAAGAAGATCGAAGCGGACGAAGTGATACAGGCCATCGACACACTCGGCCTTTCGTAAAACTGACATCAACAGTCAGCGTGATTAGTGATTAGTGATTAGTGATTAGTGATTAGAAAGATAGACTTAAAATGAACAACAAACAAAATATTTTTGTTGTAGATTTGGTGCAGATTGTGCCGAAGTGAACCCGAAAGCGTACA
Encoded proteins:
- a CDS encoding glycosyl transferase family 90 — its product is MNKNTKLTYYLLNISKLLLPDAYYRLKLADKIKAFQNDTAVVERVNYYNKLEEEFTLETATTTIKGFKKEKKKTYFFDLLEYLRYFDPRFKVAYLFGDITKIPDRPSLVKSRPIAGANANAVLMKLNKVRHFIFVDDKVAYRDKKDILVWRGKAYGQHRIDFLQQFHDKPYCNVGQTNTKGNMRAPWQKEKMSLARQLQYKFILCIEGNDVASNLKWVMSSNSLAFMVKPTYETWFMEGRLIPNHHYVLLKDDYSDLEEKINYYAEHIDEALAIIKNANNHVSQFKDQKREDAISLLVLKKYFEKSGQL
- a CDS encoding UDP-glucose/GDP-mannose dehydrogenase family protein, whose protein sequence is MKISVIGTGYVGLVSGTCFAQMGNKVTCVDIDERKIEKLKQGVIPIYEPGLEEMVLENYKKGTLSFTTDVKNAIANSLITFIAVGTPMGEDGSADLQYVLAVAKSIGESMQEYIVVVDKSTVPVGTADKVKAAIQAELDRRGVDIDFDVVSNPEFLKEGAAIQDFMHPDRVVIGADNDKAMQIMHDLYAPFMKTRDRFIGMDIKSAEMTKYAANAMLATKISFMNEISNICERVGADVNKVRNGIGSDSRIGYSFIYPGCGYGGSCFPKDVQALAKTAKDFGYTPRILDAVEAVNYDQKSVISNKVIKRFGENLEGMTFAVWGLAFKPETDDMREASSITIINELTSRGAKVVAYDPKARHEAESYYLKGNQNVAYVDSKYEALSNADALILVTEWQEFRSPDFDEMKKLLKNPVFFDGRNQFDKERMKETGFEYFQIGA
- a CDS encoding LTA synthase family protein — encoded protein: MYRSRTNFQAVMATIRELIVFYFLFIAIFFIGRSLLLMQYYDRIVDAGVNHWYGFLLGLQMDTIVVSIILVIPVLLLFTMPKVFEKPVRIFIRLYLLFFLLLAVYIENATFPFVAEFDVRPNDIFLNYLAYPKEVLGNIWVSYKPELFVAFVMMTAIGVYYWRRTRSSFEAAFEAAWWVRILFLVPLLAVLFIGIRSSFGHRAANISLASYTSSRLVNEVAKNSLFAIGYAYYSQKSHGSKMAGYGKMDMDEAYARVSKQLHIPVGDRKLPFFREQPSHFKNSKPKNLVIFVQESLGAQFVGELSEEKGITPNIDRLSRESIFFDEVYSNGTRSVRGIAGSTAGILAVPGKGVLKRNKSQNDFFTVASLLKPYGYHSSFIYGGESNFDNMRSWFLGNGFDEIIDQPEFKDPAFLGVWGVCDEDLVKRASREFVRHHANNEPFVSVLFSTTNHTPFEFPDGRIDLIEGEPANGVKNAIKFADYSIGELIRDAKKEGYYEDTVFMIISDHNVRTYGDDLVPVNMYHILGMILGGGVEPQRVTTLATQPDVLATALDAVGLDLTYPILGKSIFEDSDKDMVLMQFFDMYALRNGNEVAIVRPNKEALTFTYSDEHLLPAEHNQTLEKDAAAFVHVLNDIYQKRLFAVKKQ
- a CDS encoding glycosyl hydrolase, coding for MKAPFLWDPYSDQPYQLKDRAFKKAMRKKELFSLLSTFLSALLVLPVALLAQIVIPKRRILSDSFFGMSVNLDKEPQAVNTLTDELELSTLLIRFPLWEMERLESYVDFVKVNEGRKIILNVMQDREHVEDLALLKSDLESVFQAFSPYVDCFQIGSTINRAKWGFFSVREYLRFYEVAYELKRRRFPALRLLGPSVIDFEYHFTAHALFNFFTVRYDAVTALLYVDRRGAPENTQMGFDLIKKIGLLDALALMSPKASRSLYITETNWPISNTAPYAPTSEYECVDEESYADFMVRYYLLAFASQKVDAVYWHQLIAPGYGLVDNREGLRKRTAFNAFKTMQRSLKEMEFVSFEKKHGIFTLVAKNIIQTTTVKWSLDFQTLTYNTPQPYLDRDGNTRESQILKIGPSPIYLIEKSD
- the waaF gene encoding lipopolysaccharide heptosyltransferase II; the protein is MSTPPVKSILIILPNWLGDAVMATPAIEALCEFYPHAKLTLVGSFVSIEALKYHPFCHRHYVDETKKGGSRLLNTYTFAKRLGRHDIAISFRNQIHASLLLKFTGTPITIARDSWHARLLLTLSPQAKEGHLVEQYVSLVETLTTKEIAKISPLRLFIEPHRYERATLGINPGATYGSAKRWYPEKFARVAAHYAGQYNIVIFGGPSETEMAQAIEDELIRLGITNFTNLAGKTSIKELCAHIGGLSLFVTNDSGPMHVAAAYQVPTVSIFGPTRHLETSQWKNRQSAIVRHDLECAPCMKRECPLKHHDCMKKIEADEVIQAIDTLGLS